CAGATCGTTCTGAGGCCCTGGTCGATCGAATTATGGTTGATCTGGGCCGGGGTGCTACTTTTTTACATGGACGCGGGGCTTATTCTTGCGAACCTAAAGACATAATTATTTGTGTCGTAAGTCTTCCCGAAGTTGGGCGTTTAAAACGAGCCGTCCGGGAAGTTGATCCCCAGGCCTTTATTATTATTCAAAACGCAGGAGAAGTATTTGGGAGTGGATTTATTGCCAATGAGTGAACTACTTCGTTTCAGAATCCAGAGCTCTGAGTTCACTTAATGTAGCGAAACGATAACCACGAGCTTTTAATTCATCAATAATCGGACCTAAAGACTTAACTGTTTGAGTGCGTTGATAGCCACCGTCATGCATAAGAATAATTGATCCCGGAAAGACATTTTTTAGAACATTGTTTTGTATTGGTTTGACACCGGGGTTCATCCAATCTTTACTGTCGACACTCCAAAGTGCGACAATATGGCCATGCTGTTTAATTGTTGCCAGTTGGGTTTGACTCACCAACCCTCCTGGTGGACGATAATACAGGGTATGGGAACCTGTTGCAGAAAAGACAATGTTGTCGGTTTTATTGATTTCTTCAACTAAATGTATTTGCTGATAATCATGGTTAAAACCATGATTTCCAATTTCATGGCCATCTTTGGCTATGCGCTTTAACAAATCAGTGTATAATTGTCCCGCATCCCCTAAAATGAAAAATGTGGCATGCACGTCCTTTTCCTTAAGGATATTTAATACTTCCGGTGTATCAATAGGGTCAGGTCCATCGTCAAAGGTTAAAGCTACAATGTTTTCCTGGGTATTTGCCATATAATAAGTCCCGGGAGTTCGAACCAAGGATGGAACCGTTAAGAAATGCTGTGTTGTTGTCAGTACGATCCCTATCACAAGCAAAAACAAAAAGGTCAGAAACAGTTTGCGGCGATATAAAACGTAGATGCGCATATCTTTCACCCCCACATCGCTTCTATATAACTATGGATAAAATTCCTTTTCCATGCATGGTATAATCCTATTTTATATTAATACATTAGGGAGGAACTAACGATGGGCTTCCGTTTCATTTTTGGACGGGCCGGCAGTGGCAAGAGCACCTTATGTCTGGAAGAAATTCGAGCTGAACTTCGCAAGGAACCTTGGGGTAAGCCAATTATCTTCCTTGTCCCTGAGCAAGCAACCTATCAAATGGAAGTTGCTCTCTCGGATACTCCCGATCTGGATGGAAGTTTGCGAGCTCAAGTATTGAGCTTTCAACGGCTGGGCTGGCGTGTTTTTTCCGAAACCGGCGGAGGACAAAAGGTGCTTATTGGCAAAATTGGCAAACAGATGCTTCTGCGCCGCATTCTTTTAAAGAACCGTTATGAATTGAAAGTATTTGCTCGATCCGCAACCAGACCGGGTATGGCCGAGCTTTTGGCTCAAACAATCGGGGAATTTAAAACCTATCGAGTAGCTCCGGAAACATTAAGAACTATTAAAAGTACAAGTGGCATGTTGACTGAGAAGCTTGAGGATTTGGCACTATTATATGGAGAATTTCAAGCTTCCCTGGGTCAGGAAATCAGAGACCCTGATGATGAACTTTCAATCTTGGCTGGCAAAATACCCTTTGCCCCCCTGATGCGAGGGGCAAAGGTCTGGGTTGATGGGTTTAACGGGTTTACCCCTCAAGAACTGGAAGTCTTGAAAGCCATAGCAATAACTGTTGAAGAAGTTGTAATAACCTCTTGTCTGGATCCAATTTATGTTACCGAAGAGTTCACTTCGGAAACAGGTGTTTTTAAAGCCGGAGAAGAGTTTTTTACTGGTCCTTGGAAAACTTTTTTGGAATTGCAGAGGATTGCCTTAGAAAATAATATTCCCATACATCCCTCTAGTTTGCTTAAAGGTGGCACACGCTTCAAAAATCCTTGGCTTTGTCATTTAGAAACCTTTTTTTCTGCTTATCCGACCATGCCCTTTGAGAAGGAAGAACTAAATTTCGGCGGAATCCAAATTATTTCTGCTGTCAATCAGAGAGTAGAGGTTGAAAGAGTTGCTCAAGAACTAAGGCGTTTAGCAAGAGATGAAGGACTATGCTGGAACGAAATGGCCGTCCTGAGCCGGGATCTTTCCGGATATCACGAGTTGATTGCTCAGCTGTTTACATCCTATGAAGTTCCCCATTTCATAGATTACAAACGTCCTGTCCTGCATCACCCTTTAATAGAGCTGCTTCAATCCTGTCTTGAAATAATGAGAACTCAATGGAGTTATGAACCTTTGTTTCGCTGCTTAAAAACAGACTTTTTCCCGCTGTCCAGGGATGTTATCGATCGATTGGAAAACTATGTTCTGGAATATGGAATTCGTGGTGAAGCCTGGTCCAGAAGCATAACCTGCCATCGTCAATGGTCATTGGGTCAAGATGAGGAACAGCAGGCTATTGAACTAAAATTGCAGGCAGAGCTTAATGCAGCTCGCCAAACCATATATGATGTCTTAACCCCCTTGAGTCAAGGTATTGTAGTTGATTGTCAAGAAGAAGAGCAGGGATTAAAAGTTCGAACCATTACAGAAAGCCTCTATACTTTTTTAGAAACCTTAAATGTTCCCGGGACTCTTGAAATATGGGCTCAAAAGGCTAAAGAAGAGGGAGATCTTAGCGAGGCTAGGTTACACGAACAGATTTGGGAATCTACTATCCAAGTCCTGGATGAAATCGTTGCCGGATTAGGGGAGGAAAAGGTTGAGCTGGAAGACTATGCTTTAATCCTTGCTTCTGGAATGGAGGGTATTGAGCTGGGACTCATTCCGCCGGGATTAGATCAAGTTTTGGTTGGATCCTTAGATCGCTCAAGGAATCCTGAAGTCAAAGTCCTCTTCCTAT
This Desulfosporosinus orientis DSM 765 DNA region includes the following protein-coding sequences:
- the addB gene encoding helicase-exonuclease AddAB subunit AddB, whose amino-acid sequence is MGFRFIFGRAGSGKSTLCLEEIRAELRKEPWGKPIIFLVPEQATYQMEVALSDTPDLDGSLRAQVLSFQRLGWRVFSETGGGQKVLIGKIGKQMLLRRILLKNRYELKVFARSATRPGMAELLAQTIGEFKTYRVAPETLRTIKSTSGMLTEKLEDLALLYGEFQASLGQEIRDPDDELSILAGKIPFAPLMRGAKVWVDGFNGFTPQELEVLKAIAITVEEVVITSCLDPIYVTEEFTSETGVFKAGEEFFTGPWKTFLELQRIALENNIPIHPSSLLKGGTRFKNPWLCHLETFFSAYPTMPFEKEELNFGGIQIISAVNQRVEVERVAQELRRLARDEGLCWNEMAVLSRDLSGYHELIAQLFTSYEVPHFIDYKRPVLHHPLIELLQSCLEIMRTQWSYEPLFRCLKTDFFPLSRDVIDRLENYVLEYGIRGEAWSRSITCHRQWSLGQDEEQQAIELKLQAELNAARQTIYDVLTPLSQGIVVDCQEEEQGLKVRTITESLYTFLETLNVPGTLEIWAQKAKEEGDLSEARLHEQIWESTIQVLDEIVAGLGEEKVELEDYALILASGMEGIELGLIPPGLDQVLVGSLDRSRNPEVKVLFLLGANEGVLPARPVSDGILDVEERKQLEEAGISLAPKGKDQTYEEQFYIYTALTRAKETLVVSYSLTDDEGKGLTVSPVVTRLKHLFPSLAENFLSIQEDIEKISQPDSALLFYAEQLRKVRQGEPLSPLWTATEKWLLEDSLRQGQTLRLRTSLATINQEDKLERPLARRLYGKRLRASVSRLEQFARCPFGHFARYALKLRERPAYQLTSPDMGEFFHSMLRDFALYLQESSLDWGKLSKEESWALINELADRLAPSLQHEILLSNARYRYLTNKLKRTVHHAVRVLGEHARKGLFIPIQLEVGFGPQETLPGIEVPLLEGDSLILSGQIDRVDAALLDDQIYLRILDYKSRELSLPLDTIYYGLNLQLLTYLTVALQGAEVLLNTTPALSGDYILQQKIPAGFLYFPVLEPQLEEQSPLSSEELEQRRVKAVKVKGFLLANPKVLEAMDSTFSLGQSDLLGVRLKKDGSFQKGANVLTEDQFSLLGSYLHQWFKQKGEEILNGDISLSPYRRGKRTGCQYCDYKPVCHFDPYLPENRYRDLPALKPEDVWARMEKTNHTHESNLNWLGEEPGKAVTSDE
- a CDS encoding polysaccharide deacetylase family protein: MRIYVLYRRKLFLTFLFLLVIGIVLTTTQHFLTVPSLVRTPGTYYMANTQENIVALTFDDGPDPIDTPEVLNILKEKDVHATFFILGDAGQLYTDLLKRIAKDGHEIGNHGFNHDYQQIHLVEEINKTDNIVFSATGSHTLYYRPPGGLVSQTQLATIKQHGHIVALWSVDSKDWMNPGVKPIQNNVLKNVFPGSIILMHDGGYQRTQTVKSLGPIIDELKARGYRFATLSELRALDSETK